A single region of the Drosophila miranda strain MSH22 chromosome 2, D.miranda_PacBio2.1, whole genome shotgun sequence genome encodes:
- the LOC108154356 gene encoding rRNA 2'-O-methyltransferase fibrillarin gives MPKKHSKKQPKGGKQGNGNRVPKKAPKSSTAAAPAVGSPVKDAETGGKPLLTKIMTQPQSVAKIRNVVVEQHRYHGVFLARNKNDSVQLLTRNKATGGASEPEQDYEENRFRADFRGKRCEFRTWSPFQSNLAAAFMSGVKDLYLKSGSKVLYLGAGLGRTVSHISDIIDKTGVVYAVEPGPWAVRPLSALSERRPNVVPVLEDPSAPYKYYKQLTDKIDMIICNLQQAEQTRILMLNARHFLKPNGHFAIFLYAESIYDKAPTKMALEAEMELLKKYHLEPLQLVQLGPYVRGNALVVGVYTRI, from the coding sequence ATGCCGAAAAAGCACTCTAAGAAACAGCCAAAGGGCGGGAAACAGGGCAATGGTAACCGCGTCCCCAAAAAGGCCCCAAAGTCCTCAACAGCAGCCGCGCCCGCAGTGGGGTCTCCAGTTAAAGATGCAGAAACCGGAGGTAAGCCGCTCCTAACCAAGATCATGACGCAGCCCCAGTCCGTCGCAAAGATTCGTAACGTCGTCGTGGAGCAGCATCGTTATCATGGAGTATTTCTGGCACGCAACAAGAACGATTCCGTTCAGCTGCTCACTCGGAACAAAGCCACTGGAGGTGCCTCAGAGCCCGAACAGGACTACGAGGAGAATCGGTTCCGTGCGGATTTCCGTGGCAAGCGGTGCGAATTTCGCACCTGGTCCCCCTTCCAATCCAATCTGGCCGCCGCCTTCATGAGCGGAGTGAAGGATTTATACCTGAAGAGTGGCTCGAAGGTGCTCTACCTTGGGGCTGGGCTTGGGCGGACGGTCTCGCACATCTCTGACATCATAGATAAGACTGGAGTGGTGTATGCCGTGGAGCCCGGACCTTGGGCGGTACGACCTCTCTCAGCATTGTCCGAGCGCCGTCCAAACGTTGTGCCCGTCCTCGAGGACCCCTCAGCACCGTACAAGTACTACAAGCAGCTCACCGACAAAATCGATATGATCATCTGTAACCTGCAGCAAGCAGAGCAGACTCGTATACTCATGCTGAATGCCAGGCATTTTCTGAAGCCAAACGGACACTTTGCCATCTTCCTGTATGCGGAGAGCATCTACGACAAGGCGCCCACGAAGATGGCCCTCGAAGCCGAGATGGAGCTGCTCAAGAAATATCACCTTGAGCCCCTCCAGCTGGTCCAACTGGGTCCCTATGTTCGTGGCAATGCTCTTGTAGTGGGCGTTTACACTCGTATATAG